A stretch of Lysinibacillus agricola DNA encodes these proteins:
- a CDS encoding carbohydrate kinase family protein, protein MTKEDKDYILVYGDAFIDYIADDVTNTSFTKYMGGATVNVAAGISRIGAPSALITITGDDEGSQFVRDGLAQEGVSLDYAVFNPAKRVSGVYVHLTEACERIFKDYVDETPDLQVEATQLNEAAFKYASALTVCSGTMFHPTALETTRATVEMAKEKGAIIAMDANIRPLRWSSELVCRETITSFFEHVDILKVTDEELFFLTETTSLEEGIEQLNSYLVPIILVTVGENGTYAVLNGEVIHVPTEKVVPVDTTGAGDAFMAGVLRDVHYNGLPTTEEELIRCVSFGNKLGAMAATKAGALTALPFYDDIKHLLK, encoded by the coding sequence ATGACAAAGGAAGATAAAGATTATATTTTAGTTTATGGAGATGCTTTTATTGACTATATCGCTGATGATGTAACAAATACATCTTTTACTAAATATATGGGTGGTGCGACGGTAAATGTTGCTGCGGGAATTAGCCGTATCGGTGCTCCATCTGCATTAATTACGATCACAGGAGACGACGAAGGCTCTCAGTTTGTTCGAGATGGCCTTGCACAAGAAGGGGTAAGCCTGGATTATGCAGTATTTAACCCTGCGAAGCGTGTTAGCGGTGTCTATGTACATTTAACAGAAGCATGTGAGCGAATTTTTAAAGATTATGTCGATGAGACGCCAGATTTACAAGTAGAAGCAACACAATTAAATGAAGCAGCTTTTAAATATGCATCTGCTTTAACAGTGTGCTCGGGTACAATGTTCCATCCTACAGCCCTTGAAACAACACGTGCTACTGTAGAGATGGCAAAGGAAAAAGGTGCGATTATCGCAATGGATGCGAATATTCGTCCTCTACGCTGGAGCAGTGAGCTGGTTTGCCGTGAAACCATCACGTCATTTTTTGAGCACGTAGATATTTTAAAGGTTACTGATGAAGAATTATTTTTCCTAACAGAAACAACTAGTTTGGAAGAGGGCATTGAGCAATTAAACAGTTATTTAGTGCCTATTATTTTAGTAACAGTGGGCGAAAATGGCACATATGCGGTATTAAATGGTGAGGTTATTCATGTGCCGACAGAAAAGGTTGTGCCAGTAGACACTACAGGTGCTGGAGATGCATTTATGGCTGGTGTATTACGCGATGTTCATTACAATGGCTTACCTACAACGGAGGAGGAGCTTATTCGTTGTGTAAGCTTTGGCAATAAGCTAGGTGCTATGGCAGCTACTAAAGCAGGAGCATTAACAGCCCTTCCATTTTATGATGATATTAAGCATTTACTTAAATAG
- a CDS encoding ABC transporter permease, with translation MRGLNVLLQKEFREAWRSWKFLWIPLVFALLGMSDPLTNYYMMDILNAVGNVPEGFEMLMPELMPVDVLQASIGQFQTIGLLVLMASFVGAISKERANGMATLLYVRPISFGAYFMSKFIVMSTVGFVSILAGFAASVYYTVVLYGTFEIGPLVASFFTYISWLLFVIAVTLMMSATFKTVVATTCAFAVIFIGLILDSLVGAFWTISPWKLPVYGVQLIRGTMEMSDYWWSLMLTLLLTVICIGIGAFTMKKNAPMTKI, from the coding sequence ATGAGAGGACTTAATGTACTTCTGCAAAAGGAATTCAGAGAAGCTTGGCGAAGCTGGAAGTTTTTATGGATACCTCTTGTATTTGCATTGCTCGGTATGAGTGATCCACTGACAAACTATTATATGATGGATATTTTAAATGCGGTTGGTAACGTACCAGAAGGCTTTGAAATGTTGATGCCAGAATTAATGCCAGTTGACGTATTACAAGCTTCCATTGGGCAATTTCAGACGATAGGATTACTCGTATTAATGGCTAGTTTTGTAGGGGCCATTAGTAAAGAAAGAGCAAATGGGATGGCTACTTTATTGTATGTACGTCCTATATCGTTTGGCGCTTATTTTATGAGTAAGTTTATCGTCATGAGTACTGTTGGCTTTGTTAGTATTTTAGCTGGTTTTGCTGCGAGTGTATACTATACGGTCGTGCTTTATGGGACATTTGAGATAGGACCACTAGTGGCAAGTTTTTTCACGTATATTTCTTGGTTGCTCTTTGTGATAGCAGTGACATTGATGATGAGCGCGACTTTTAAAACAGTGGTAGCAACTACATGTGCATTCGCTGTCATATTTATTGGGCTAATATTGGATTCTTTAGTTGGGGCATTTTGGACAATATCACCGTGGAAATTACCGGTATATGGCGTTCAATTAATTAGGGGTACGATGGAGATGTCTGATTATTGGTGGAGTCTTATGCTAACACTATTACTTACAGTTATTTGTATTGGTATTGGAGCTTTTACTATGAAGAAAAATGCACCAATGACGAAAATTTAA
- a CDS encoding DUF421 domain-containing protein, producing the protein MNIDEFFKADFWEMILRSTLSFFALLIVTRLLGKKQLGQLTFFHYTTGITFGSIASEIAAQAETPFLDGLIALIWWSVLTYLMTVITIKSKKARVIVDDKPTILIQNGLILESALKKNRLHMDELAMMLREQAIFSVQDVQYALLETTGKLSVLPKPAEQPATKLDVKADVTPPTYIPTEVASDGQVIYENLVELELTEDWLMKKLKKQNVQSVEDVYFAQVQANGSLYVSLKDKARRSSP; encoded by the coding sequence ATGAATATAGACGAATTTTTTAAAGCTGATTTTTGGGAAATGATACTTAGGTCCACACTTTCCTTCTTTGCGTTACTCATTGTAACTCGACTACTAGGAAAAAAACAGCTTGGACAACTTACATTTTTCCACTATACAACAGGTATCACATTTGGTTCTATTGCATCAGAAATAGCAGCACAGGCTGAGACACCCTTTTTAGATGGACTTATTGCCCTCATTTGGTGGAGCGTTTTAACATATTTAATGACCGTCATTACCATTAAATCTAAAAAAGCTCGTGTGATTGTTGATGACAAGCCAACAATCCTTATTCAAAATGGACTTATTTTAGAATCTGCCTTAAAGAAAAATCGTTTGCATATGGATGAGTTAGCAATGATGCTACGGGAACAAGCTATATTCTCTGTACAAGATGTACAATATGCGTTACTTGAAACTACGGGTAAACTAAGTGTGCTACCAAAACCCGCTGAGCAACCAGCGACAAAGCTAGATGTAAAGGCCGATGTTACACCACCAACCTATATACCAACAGAAGTAGCTTCAGATGGGCAAGTTATTTATGAAAACTTAGTTGAACTTGAATTGACTGAAGATTGGCTTATGAAAAAACTGAAAAAGCAAAATGTCCAATCAGTTGAAGATGTTTATTTTGCTCAGGTTCAAGCAAACGGCTCCCTATATGTAAGCTTAAAGGATAAAGCAAGACGATCAAGCCCTTAA
- a CDS encoding ABC transporter ATP-binding protein produces the protein MTILLQVTGLTKQYAEKVVVDEIEFTLEKNTSTALIGPNGAGKTTTLSMLTGLLKPTSGSVKMLDGDLRANIGFLPQYPQFHPWLSALEFTEMAAKLNGVPAKEAKLEAQKTLEFVGLGNDLNKKIATFSGGMKQRLGISQAIVHKPKLLLLDEPVSALDPVGRREVLDLLKGLQQETTILYSTHILNDAEEMTDQLLFLRDGKLVEQGTLREVRQRFDEQNYVVEFSSEKEAKLFANQSELIGEAKGSYVYIEIIDEKPSMQELLQHLSRYTYKIRKVERQTASLEEIFMKVARKI, from the coding sequence ATGACGATATTACTTCAGGTAACGGGACTTACAAAGCAATATGCAGAGAAAGTAGTTGTGGATGAAATCGAGTTCACGCTAGAAAAAAATACATCGACAGCATTAATTGGACCTAATGGCGCTGGTAAAACAACGACATTATCGATGCTAACAGGTTTATTAAAACCAACCTCTGGAAGTGTGAAAATGTTGGATGGTGATTTAAGAGCAAATATTGGCTTTTTACCACAATATCCGCAATTTCATCCTTGGTTAAGTGCGCTAGAGTTTACTGAAATGGCAGCAAAATTAAATGGTGTGCCCGCAAAAGAAGCAAAATTAGAAGCACAAAAAACACTTGAATTTGTAGGACTAGGCAATGATTTAAATAAGAAAATTGCTACATTTTCAGGGGGTATGAAGCAACGGTTAGGAATTTCTCAGGCAATTGTGCATAAGCCTAAATTACTGTTATTAGATGAGCCTGTGTCTGCTTTGGATCCGGTTGGCCGTAGGGAAGTTCTTGATTTATTGAAGGGCTTACAACAAGAAACAACGATTTTATATTCAACACATATTTTAAATGATGCAGAAGAAATGACAGATCAATTATTGTTTTTACGTGATGGAAAGCTAGTAGAGCAAGGGACATTGCGTGAGGTACGTCAACGTTTCGATGAACAAAATTATGTTGTAGAATTTAGCTCTGAAAAAGAGGCAAAACTTTTTGCCAATCAATCTGAACTAATAGGAGAAGCAAAGGGTAGCTATGTATATATAGAAATTATTGATGAAAAGCCGAGTATGCAGGAGCTACTTCAACATCTTAGTAGGTATACTTACAAAATACGAAAAGTGGAGCGACAAACAGCATCACTTGAAGAGATTTTCATGAAGGTGGCGAGAAAAATATGA
- a CDS encoding PLD nuclease N-terminal domain-containing protein — protein MMEDLAKVPWAVIAPLIVVQFILMIVALVDLRKIHATNGPKILWVLLIIFTSYLGSIAYFIVGRKQS, from the coding sequence ATGATGGAGGACTTAGCAAAAGTTCCATGGGCAGTCATAGCACCACTAATTGTGGTTCAATTTATTTTAATGATTGTTGCTCTGGTCGACTTACGTAAAATCCATGCAACAAATGGGCCTAAAATTTTATGGGTGCTTCTTATTATTTTTACTAGTTATCTTGGATCGATTGCGTACTTTATAGTTGGGAGAAAACAATCATGA
- a CDS encoding GAP family protein yields the protein MTIVGAILFVGSWLVPKKKISGSPKPKSFSIGAMIALGFTTSLLEVATALPYFAAIGILTSNHLAYYEWLPIIAGYNLIMITPAILLLGLHILFKSFMNKPLRKIQALYDKSTSSALSWVMFFVGLILLMNGGMI from the coding sequence ATGACAATTGTGGGTGCGATATTATTTGTCGGGAGTTGGTTAGTACCAAAGAAAAAAATTTCGGGATCTCCTAAGCCGAAATCGTTTAGCATAGGCGCAATGATTGCTTTAGGGTTTACGACTTCTCTTTTAGAAGTGGCAACAGCTTTACCCTATTTCGCCGCAATAGGCATTTTAACGAGCAATCATTTAGCCTATTATGAATGGTTGCCCATCATAGCCGGATATAATCTAATAATGATTACGCCCGCAATCCTATTACTCGGTTTACACATACTGTTCAAAAGCTTTATGAATAAGCCGTTAAGAAAAATACAAGCGCTTTATGATAAAAGCACCAGTTCAGCTCTTTCATGGGTAATGTTTTTCGTCGGTCTTATTTTGCTGATGAATGGTGGTATGATTTAA
- a CDS encoding transglutaminase-like domain-containing protein: MSNTVTVDFFYRNELCEKLELWMIMPPAIQLNENNVKPDQVTKIPTGEKLAYYILNEDQSFHLNYEVELYSTKNEKKTLTDAERNFYLRNTILSPINAETTRLAKEITSQQESNCEKARAIFHYIVDNYRYIYPPSSRGVNSFLEIKEGDCGEFSFLFTALCRVLKIPARTVVGSWAYGEMNAHVWNEFFIEDEGWISVDTSMAYIQKKQPFRFFDSSLKTLYWKKYFVKTEGQRVVFSKDTEIELLPEYKNNEEAFTLNPILINGEPFCWGQQSLNGSAPYLQPIYVKYEQNDDLFPLIDTSHLFGTWKIREHGIKHFLERPKVYLLFIGILIMVLNFIFQNFYLEVTYKMTFILFFLCFILRRERIIIFSVFLSFMILSLLSTLN; encoded by the coding sequence ATGAGTAACACTGTGACAGTTGATTTTTTTTATAGAAATGAACTGTGTGAAAAGCTAGAACTTTGGATGATTATGCCTCCTGCTATTCAACTAAACGAGAATAATGTAAAACCCGATCAAGTTACAAAGATTCCAACAGGAGAGAAACTAGCGTACTACATTTTAAACGAAGATCAGAGTTTTCATCTTAATTATGAAGTAGAATTATATAGTACAAAAAATGAAAAGAAGACATTGACGGATGCAGAAAGAAATTTTTATTTGAGAAATACTATTCTTTCACCAATAAATGCAGAAACTACAAGGTTAGCAAAAGAAATTACCAGTCAACAGGAAAGTAATTGTGAAAAAGCACGTGCTATTTTTCATTATATTGTAGATAATTATCGCTATATTTATCCCCCAAGTAGTAGGGGTGTTAACTCATTTCTCGAAATCAAAGAAGGCGATTGTGGGGAATTTTCATTTCTCTTTACTGCATTATGTAGAGTATTAAAAATACCAGCAAGGACAGTAGTTGGAAGCTGGGCATATGGGGAAATGAATGCCCATGTTTGGAACGAGTTTTTTATAGAAGATGAAGGTTGGATTTCAGTTGATACAAGTATGGCCTACATTCAAAAGAAACAACCATTTAGGTTTTTTGATAGCTCTTTAAAGACGTTATATTGGAAAAAATATTTTGTAAAAACCGAAGGACAACGAGTTGTTTTTTCTAAAGATACAGAAATAGAGTTACTACCAGAATATAAGAATAATGAAGAAGCCTTTACTTTAAATCCCATTCTCATTAATGGAGAGCCTTTTTGTTGGGGACAGCAATCCCTTAACGGAAGTGCTCCTTACTTACAACCTATATATGTGAAATATGAACAAAATGATGATTTATTTCCATTGATAGATACATCACATTTATTTGGAACTTGGAAAATACGAGAACATGGAATAAAGCATTTTTTAGAGCGCCCTAAAGTATATTTACTGTTTATCGGTATACTGATTATGGTATTAAATTTTATCTTTCAAAACTTCTATTTAGAGGTAACTTATAAAATGACGTTTATTCTATTCTTTTTATGTTTCATATTAAGAAGAGAGCGTATTATTATTTTTAGCGTTTTTTTATCGTTTATGATTTTATCTCTGTTATCAACTTTAAATTAA
- a CDS encoding EamA family transporter, with translation MKKNLIYPLLIVIASSSYGVLSTIVKVAMQHGFTTGEAVSSQYIIGFMLVATIFIVTQRQLPKLSKKGLLILVCAGIFTGTTGIIYGESLKYLPASLAVVMLFQFTWIGLLIDCALHKRLPSRTEVISIIVLFAGTILAAGVLNVDLSGIAIQGWLFGFAAAFTFACFIQFNSRHVEGITTTSRVLIVSFVALIIISIFLNPEVLWNGKLFAGGLWKFGLALGLFGIILPIYLFSIAVPKVGGALASILSAMELPVAVTVSVIVLHEPLTSLQIAGIILVILGMMLPTILSQRRQKEKSLEPISK, from the coding sequence ATGAAAAAGAATTTAATTTATCCTCTTTTAATCGTCATTGCTTCTAGTAGCTACGGTGTACTATCGACAATTGTCAAAGTAGCTATGCAGCATGGATTTACAACAGGAGAGGCAGTATCGAGTCAATATATTATTGGCTTTATGCTTGTTGCAACTATTTTTATAGTGACACAAAGACAATTACCGAAGCTTTCTAAAAAGGGACTGCTTATTTTGGTGTGCGCCGGGATATTTACCGGGACTACAGGAATTATATACGGCGAATCATTAAAGTATCTACCAGCCTCTCTTGCAGTAGTAATGCTCTTCCAATTCACGTGGATAGGCTTATTAATAGATTGCGCACTTCATAAACGCCTACCAAGCCGAACTGAAGTGATTTCAATTATTGTATTATTCGCTGGAACGATTTTAGCTGCTGGTGTACTAAATGTAGATTTAAGCGGTATTGCTATTCAAGGATGGCTGTTTGGTTTTGCTGCTGCCTTTACCTTTGCTTGCTTTATTCAATTTAACTCTCGTCACGTGGAAGGTATTACAACTACATCACGCGTGTTGATTGTTTCCTTTGTCGCCCTTATCATAATTAGTATTTTCTTAAATCCTGAAGTTCTTTGGAACGGCAAATTATTTGCCGGTGGTTTATGGAAATTTGGACTAGCATTAGGACTCTTCGGTATTATTTTGCCAATTTACTTATTCTCTATAGCTGTTCCGAAAGTAGGAGGAGCTCTTGCCTCTATTTTAAGTGCTATGGAGTTACCCGTTGCCGTAACTGTTTCAGTTATTGTTCTACATGAACCATTAACTTCTTTACAAATAGCGGGTATTATTTTGGTTATTTTAGGTATGATGCTACCGACAATACTTTCGCAGCGACGACAAAAGGAAAAATCTTTAGAGCCTATCAGTAAGTAA
- a CDS encoding extracellular solute-binding protein, producing the protein MQKTRILGFLLVLMVVVLAACSSDNKTSTKDATTSKTSDSEKTDVAATPSGKLVIYTGRDEEMVQKVIDQFNEKYPDIEVEFLTMGAQQILERLRGEKANPQADFWWGGTQSALTVGANEDLLQAWKPSFNDSIDAAYKDADGRWFGEMLLPEVIMINSDVLKKETGPQDWDELLDPKWKDQILIRGVLASGTMRTIYSSMIVRQGADSPEKGYDWLLKLDANTKEYTQDPNALYLKMTRQEGSVSLWNLQDILLKKYTTDYPFDYIYPKSGAPILVDGVAVVNNAKNLENAKLFVEFLFEKGMVTQLANDYYQIPTRSDIDKAAMPEWYKELDLKTFDIDWQLMTEKEAEWMEHWDNNIKGRGKK; encoded by the coding sequence ATGCAGAAAACACGTATCCTCGGTTTTTTACTTGTGCTGATGGTTGTTGTATTAGCTGCTTGTAGTAGTGATAATAAGACTTCTACAAAAGATGCAACAACTAGCAAAACGTCCGATTCTGAAAAGACCGATGTGGCGGCTACACCATCTGGAAAGCTTGTGATCTATACGGGGCGCGATGAAGAAATGGTGCAAAAGGTAATCGATCAGTTTAATGAAAAGTACCCGGACATTGAAGTGGAATTTTTAACGATGGGTGCGCAGCAAATTTTAGAACGCCTACGTGGTGAAAAAGCTAATCCTCAGGCTGATTTTTGGTGGGGCGGTACGCAGTCTGCACTAACTGTCGGCGCCAATGAAGATTTACTTCAAGCTTGGAAGCCTAGCTTTAACGACTCCATTGATGCGGCTTATAAAGATGCAGATGGTCGTTGGTTTGGCGAAATGTTACTACCAGAAGTTATTATGATTAACAGTGATGTATTAAAGAAAGAAACTGGCCCACAGGATTGGGATGAGTTATTAGATCCAAAATGGAAGGATCAAATATTAATTCGTGGTGTGTTAGCATCTGGTACGATGCGTACTATTTATTCATCCATGATTGTACGTCAAGGCGCAGATTCACCTGAGAAGGGCTACGATTGGTTATTAAAATTAGATGCCAACACGAAGGAATATACACAAGATCCAAATGCACTTTATTTAAAGATGACACGACAAGAAGGCAGCGTTTCTTTATGGAATTTACAAGATATTTTATTAAAGAAATATACGACTGATTATCCGTTCGATTACATTTATCCGAAGAGTGGTGCTCCGATTTTAGTTGATGGTGTTGCTGTTGTGAACAATGCTAAAAACTTAGAAAATGCAAAGCTCTTCGTAGAGTTCTTATTTGAAAAAGGAATGGTGACTCAACTAGCAAACGATTACTATCAAATTCCTACTCGCTCAGATATCGATAAGGCGGCAATGCCTGAGTGGTATAAAGAATTAGATTTAAAAACGTTTGATATAGATTGGCAGCTCATGACTGAAAAAGAAGCTGAATGGATGGAACATTGGGATAACAATATTAAAGGCCGAGGGAAAAAGTGA
- a CDS encoding protein-tyrosine phosphatase family protein: MEKNYDVLVKDRLFFGGAKDADIAFEQETVDIVIDVRVNGLSNEEQETASYVYKHMPIADEDIEVAPSIQKVAKEIVSAYENGQNVYFHCGSGGGRAGVAATAVLMELGMTDSLNEAEAAVKNARPQVTIRPKMADALQKLYK, encoded by the coding sequence ATGGAGAAAAATTACGATGTATTAGTGAAGGATCGATTATTTTTTGGCGGTGCGAAAGATGCGGATATAGCTTTTGAACAAGAAACAGTGGATATCGTAATTGATGTTCGCGTAAACGGTTTATCTAATGAGGAGCAGGAAACGGCTTCATATGTGTACAAGCATATGCCGATTGCTGATGAAGACATAGAAGTAGCACCATCTATTCAAAAAGTTGCGAAAGAAATTGTTTCAGCCTATGAGAATGGGCAGAACGTGTACTTCCATTGTGGAAGCGGGGGAGGTCGCGCAGGAGTGGCTGCCACTGCAGTATTAATGGAGCTTGGCATGACCGATTCTCTAAATGAAGCGGAAGCGGCTGTAAAGAACGCGCGTCCACAAGTAACAATTCGTCCAAAAATGGCAGATGCTTTGCAGAAGTTATATAAATAG
- a CDS encoding MerR family DNA-binding protein, producing MYGEEELKTLQQIVFLKTLGFRLKDIQTLLNDSWDWAASLDHQLAFVQAEQNKLKQMESAILGLQNAA from the coding sequence TTGTATGGTGAGGAAGAGCTTAAAACACTACAACAAATCGTGTTTTTAAAAACATTAGGTTTCCGATTAAAAGACATTCAAACATTGCTAAATGACTCTTGGGATTGGGCGGCAAGTTTAGATCATCAGCTTGCTTTTGTTCAAGCGGAGCAAAACAAATTAAAACAGATGGAAAGCGCAATACTTGGATTACAAAATGCGGCTTAG
- a CDS encoding CBS domain-containing protein, which yields MATENSDRFLTAFNRIDHRLRDIVGAKDFMPFYRLIDQAKKKDVLVRKYEDDLRSYADLRNAIVHHRTSLDYVIAEPHIDVVERIEYIDATLAKPTLVGQMFRKKVLAFQEKDSLKHVLKVIRHRKFTQFPVYHKDQFKGLVTTVGITNWLATVMGGNQIPKKVPTLYDILMHEKNRVNYKFVSRYITIYEAEDIFKQGVERGRRFEALLITEHGRPHQKLIGIVTPLDIVKID from the coding sequence TTGGCTACGGAAAATTCCGATCGCTTTCTCACAGCGTTTAATCGGATAGATCACAGGTTAAGAGATATTGTCGGTGCAAAGGATTTTATGCCTTTTTATCGTCTTATCGATCAAGCTAAGAAGAAGGATGTACTAGTTCGTAAATACGAAGACGATTTACGCTCTTATGCAGATTTACGAAATGCCATTGTTCATCATCGTACGTCCTTAGATTATGTCATTGCTGAACCACATATAGACGTGGTGGAAAGAATTGAATACATAGATGCAACACTTGCTAAGCCAACGCTTGTTGGACAAATGTTTCGCAAAAAAGTACTAGCTTTTCAGGAAAAAGATTCATTAAAACATGTATTAAAAGTCATACGCCATCGTAAATTTACACAGTTTCCTGTATACCATAAAGATCAATTTAAAGGACTTGTGACGACAGTAGGAATCACAAACTGGCTAGCTACGGTGATGGGAGGCAATCAAATACCTAAAAAGGTTCCCACCTTATATGATATTTTAATGCATGAAAAAAATAGAGTGAATTACAAATTTGTGAGTAGATACATAACGATTTACGAGGCTGAAGATATTTTTAAACAAGGCGTAGAGCGGGGACGCCGTTTTGAAGCCTTATTAATAACGGAGCATGGGAGGCCACATCAAAAACTAATCGGCATTGTTACACCGTTGGACATTGTAAAAATAGATTAA
- a CDS encoding ABC transporter ATP-binding protein, protein MKSVKIENVSKKFGQIHGVKDLNLHIKAGEFFTFLGPSGCGKTTTLRMIAGFYYPTEGKILFDDLNVTKLQPNKRNIGMVFQNYALFPHMTVDENIAFGLQVRKLPKAEIKQKVDRIRGLVHLSQYGKRKINELSGGQQQRVALARALVIEPDILLLDEPLSNLDAKLREETRIEIKRIQSELGVTTIYVTHDQMEAMSMSDRIMVMENGNIKQIGTPQEIYNRPSNRFVADFIGETNLIEATIDAVNGDDIQVKTANGLVLTGRKQQSSLTLTHMIGDKAFISIRPESINQGTGENTLTGKITFVEFTGVSVNYIVECIDFSLKVMIINMNGELKKIGEEITLNIAQDSLYFFRE, encoded by the coding sequence TTGAAAAGTGTCAAAATAGAAAATGTCTCTAAGAAATTCGGTCAAATTCACGGCGTAAAAGATTTAAATCTTCATATTAAAGCTGGTGAATTTTTTACTTTTCTTGGTCCAAGTGGTTGTGGGAAAACGACAACACTACGGATGATAGCGGGCTTTTATTACCCAACGGAAGGAAAAATTCTTTTTGATGATCTAAACGTGACAAAACTTCAACCCAATAAACGGAACATTGGTATGGTGTTTCAAAATTATGCCCTCTTTCCACATATGACGGTAGACGAAAATATTGCCTTTGGCTTACAAGTACGAAAATTGCCAAAGGCGGAGATCAAACAAAAGGTTGACCGTATTAGAGGGCTTGTACATTTATCGCAATATGGTAAACGGAAAATTAATGAATTATCTGGTGGGCAGCAACAACGGGTTGCATTGGCACGAGCACTCGTGATTGAGCCTGATATTTTATTACTCGATGAACCATTATCAAATTTAGATGCTAAATTACGCGAAGAAACGCGTATTGAGATAAAACGTATTCAATCTGAGCTCGGTGTCACAACCATTTATGTTACACATGATCAAATGGAGGCTATGTCCATGTCAGATCGCATTATGGTCATGGAAAATGGGAACATTAAGCAAATCGGTACTCCGCAAGAGATTTATAATCGACCTTCAAACCGCTTCGTAGCAGATTTTATTGGGGAGACAAACCTAATTGAAGCGACAATCGATGCCGTTAATGGTGACGATATACAAGTAAAAACAGCAAATGGACTTGTTCTTACTGGGCGAAAGCAACAAAGCTCCCTCACTTTAACGCATATGATTGGAGACAAAGCGTTTATTTCTATTCGTCCTGAATCTATCAATCAAGGTACTGGTGAAAACACATTAACAGGTAAAATCACTTTTGTTGAATTTACAGGGGTTAGTGTGAACTACATTGTGGAATGTATAGATTTTTCACTAAAAGTAATGATTATTAATATGAACGGTGAGTTAAAAAAAATTGGTGAAGAAATCACCTTAAATATAGCCCAAGATTCACTGTATTTTTTTAGGGAATAG
- a CDS encoding GNAT family N-acetyltransferase, protein MSITIRQAQPQDAHAAVPLIIDAIGDIANRITGEQTAKAVEQELTVLFKREDNRHSYLNTFVAVENEHVLGILVYYNGVEAIHMDENLVKWLEEKNAPSVIIDKEAHEDEYYIDTICVAPEARGKGIGTLLLQFAIEETQKRGYTKLSLNVETQKEGARRLYERMGFVITEPWSIIDEPFHHMVKQF, encoded by the coding sequence ATGAGTATTACAATTCGACAAGCGCAACCACAGGATGCCCATGCCGCTGTACCATTAATTATTGATGCGATTGGTGATATTGCCAACCGTATAACAGGAGAACAGACAGCTAAAGCAGTGGAACAAGAGCTTACTGTACTATTCAAGCGTGAGGATAATCGACATTCCTATTTAAATACTTTTGTTGCCGTTGAGAATGAGCATGTATTAGGAATTCTTGTTTACTATAATGGTGTCGAAGCCATTCACATGGATGAAAATCTCGTAAAATGGCTTGAAGAAAAAAATGCGCCATCCGTAATCATCGATAAAGAAGCTCATGAAGATGAATATTATATTGATACTATTTGTGTAGCACCTGAAGCTCGTGGTAAAGGAATAGGAACATTATTACTGCAATTTGCCATAGAGGAAACACAAAAACGAGGCTATACAAAATTATCATTAAACGTTGAAACACAAAAAGAGGGCGCTCGTCGTCTTTATGAACGTATGGGCTTTGTCATTACAGAGCCATGGTCCATAATCGATGAACCATTTCATCATATGGTGAAGCAATTTTAG